The proteins below are encoded in one region of Gemmatimonadota bacterium:
- a CDS encoding sulfatase-like hydrolase/transferase produces MKRREFLGVVGAGVCGVAVANAFGQITSKRSKQPNFIFMVSDDQGWDGLSVQMHDAVAGSKSDFYRTPNLEKLAQQGMRFSAAYSPAPVCAPTRCSLQTGK; encoded by the coding sequence ATGAAGCGTAGAGAGTTTCTCGGTGTCGTCGGTGCTGGTGTCTGTGGGGTGGCGGTGGCCAATGCGTTTGGTCAAATTACTTCTAAGCGTTCCAAACAACCCAATTTTATTTTTATGGTTTCTGACGATCAGGGTTGGGACGGTCTCTCGGTGCAGATGCACGATGCAGTTGCTGGCTCAAAGAGCGACTTTTATCGGACGCCTAATCTCGAGAAATTGGCACAACAGGGCATGCGTTTTTCGGCTGCTTATTCGCCTGCACCCGTCTGTGCGCCAACGCGATGCAGCCTTCAAACGGGCAAG